A stretch of the Sulfurimonas sp. HSL-1656 genome encodes the following:
- a CDS encoding DUF3850 domain-containing protein, with the protein MTHYLKIEKDHFIAVKQYKKKAEMRRNDRGFEVDDEIILCEIENGVETGEKWHVYITHIQTGMQYGIADGFAMLSIEF; encoded by the coding sequence ATGACACACTATCTCAAAATTGAAAAAGATCATTTCATTGCAGTGAAGCAATACAAGAAAAAAGCTGAAATGCGTAGGAATGATAGAGGGTTCGAAGTAGATGATGAAATCATACTTTGTGAAATTGAAAACGGTGTTGAGACTGGTGAAAAGTGGCATGTTTATATCACCCACATTCAAACAGGAATGCAATATGGAATTGCGGATGGATTCGCAATGCTTTCCATCGAATTTTGA
- a CDS encoding citrate synthase, with translation MATVTLTDNRTGNSYEFSIMHPTVGQDVIDIRDLFKQTGMFTYDPGFTSTASCSSTITYIDGAKGELRYRGYPIEELAMKKSYLEVCYLLLNGELPSPEELAAYDYEFRKRAYVHEGLKNLFYSFPDNAHPMAMLSSAVSALSTFYSEHIMMRNDEDLQVMRRRLLAKVPTLAAFAYRRSLGIPFIYPDLERSYTENFLYMIHAYPGQNLKIPEVQVRALDTIFTLHADHEQNASTTVVRSVASTGAHPYAAITAGINALWGRAHGGANESVIAQLEYIGSVERVDEFIARTKDPEDDFRLMGFGHRVYKNFDPRAKILKKLLDEMKDELDVDNELLQIAEKIEAVALSDDYFISRKLYPNIDFYSGLILTALKIPKEMFTIIFVIGRTVGWLAQWLEFHADAEKKIARPRQRYIGPETRSVPE, from the coding sequence ATGGCAACAGTGACCTTGACTGACAATCGCACGGGAAACAGCTACGAATTCAGCATCATGCATCCGACTGTGGGTCAGGATGTGATCGATATCCGTGACCTTTTCAAACAGACGGGAATGTTTACGTACGATCCCGGATTTACCTCTACGGCCAGCTGCAGCTCAACCATTACTTATATAGATGGGGCCAAGGGTGAGTTGCGCTACCGCGGCTACCCCATCGAAGAGCTGGCGATGAAAAAGAGCTACCTCGAGGTCTGCTATCTGCTGCTTAACGGCGAACTCCCCTCTCCGGAGGAACTGGCGGCGTACGATTATGAATTCCGTAAAAGGGCGTATGTCCACGAGGGATTGAAGAACCTCTTCTACTCTTTTCCGGACAACGCCCACCCCATGGCGATGCTCTCCTCCGCCGTCTCCGCGCTCTCGACCTTCTATTCGGAACATATCATGATGCGCAACGACGAGGACCTGCAGGTGATGCGCCGCCGGCTGCTGGCCAAGGTCCCTACCCTGGCGGCGTTCGCCTACCGGCGTTCCCTCGGGATTCCCTTCATCTATCCCGACCTTGAGCGCTCCTATACCGAAAACTTTCTCTATATGATTCACGCCTACCCCGGGCAGAACCTGAAGATACCCGAGGTGCAGGTTCGTGCTCTCGATACGATCTTCACCCTCCATGCCGACCACGAGCAGAATGCCTCCACGACGGTGGTCCGTTCCGTTGCCTCGACGGGGGCGCACCCCTATGCGGCGATTACGGCGGGTATCAATGCCCTGTGGGGACGGGCCCACGGCGGGGCAAACGAGTCGGTCATCGCACAGCTTGAATACATCGGTTCCGTAGAGCGTGTCGACGAATTCATTGCCCGCACAAAGGACCCCGAAGACGATTTCAGGTTAATGGGCTTCGGACACCGCGTTTACAAAAATTTCGATCCGCGTGCTAAAATCCTGAAGAAACTGCTTGACGAGATGAAAGATGAACTTGATGTCGACAACGAGCTGCTGCAGATCGCCGAGAAGATCGAAGCGGTCGCCCTCAGCGACGACTATTTTATTTCGCGGAAGCTCTATCCGAACATTGATTTCTATTCGGGGTTGATCCTGACGGCGCTCAAGATCCCCAAAGAGATGTTTACCATCATATTTGTGATCGGCCGTACCGTGGGTTGGCTGGCACAGTGGTTAGAATTCCACGCCGATGCGGAGAAAAAGATTGCCCGTCCGCGTCAACGCTATATCGGGCCTGAAACAAGGAGTGTACCTGAGTGA
- a CDS encoding response regulator — translation MKNVDLVQLTEETKKMSAMVVEDEAVANELLSSTFKNFFKDVTSAFNGKEALELFKEKKPDIVFVDIIMPEMDGIELARKIREMNPQQMVVVISASNDIQKISETIEIGVNSFIQKPIDTKKIIELLQNVTNMVKRKKKVETKTFSISLPLDLYDLVNDNAKAESISKNAVIIRALREFYM, via the coding sequence ATGAAAAATGTTGACCTGGTTCAGCTGACCGAAGAGACGAAAAAGATGAGTGCGATGGTCGTTGAAGACGAAGCAGTTGCGAACGAACTGCTCAGTTCAACGTTCAAGAACTTCTTTAAGGATGTTACATCCGCTTTTAATGGTAAAGAAGCCCTGGAGCTTTTCAAAGAGAAAAAACCGGATATCGTCTTTGTTGACATTATCATGCCGGAAATGGACGGTATCGAGCTTGCGCGCAAGATCCGTGAGATGAACCCGCAGCAGATGGTCGTTGTCATCTCTGCAAGCAACGATATCCAGAAGATCTCCGAGACAATCGAAATCGGTGTCAACAGCTTCATCCAGAAGCCTATCGATACGAAAAAGATTATCGAACTGCTTCAAAACGTCACCAATATGGTGAAGCGCAAGAAAAAAGTTGAAACGAAGACTTTCTCTATCTCCCTGCCCCTTGACCTGTATGACCTCGTCAACGACAACGCCAAGGCGGAAAGCATCTCCAAAAATGCGGTCATTATCCGCGCCCTTCGCGAATTCTATATGTAA